The Mycobacterium sp. 3519A genome contains a region encoding:
- a CDS encoding DMT family transporter yields the protein MGTMPLPPMPLRSASNLTFFYALGYPIGALAVSAMSPMAVLLFRFALAGAILSAWALLSRVTWPTGRTLVHVLIAGLLTNALQFICLYLALMHGAPAVLGAVVISMNPVVTAVLATLFLGEGLTWARTGALVLGVLAVLAACAGRLITIGGVDTVVLLLLVALLSLAAGGVYQQRFCSGVDFRATSALQNGIALLPVAVLATVTPFTVTDPWKAAGAVAAVVLLNATLCMTLYVRAINNYGAAAVAMLFAVIPAVAGLLSWLMLGQRPDIGIAVGLVVGAAACWLNARVSRQQRQDDPTGDSGRQHRVDPVHDAPVTR from the coding sequence ATGGGAACCATGCCCCTGCCCCCGATGCCGCTGCGCTCCGCGTCGAACCTGACGTTCTTCTATGCGCTCGGCTATCCCATTGGCGCACTTGCTGTTTCAGCGATGTCGCCGATGGCGGTACTGCTCTTCCGGTTCGCGCTCGCGGGCGCCATCCTCTCGGCATGGGCCCTGCTCTCCCGTGTGACCTGGCCCACTGGCCGCACCCTCGTCCACGTCCTGATCGCCGGATTGCTCACCAACGCGCTGCAGTTCATCTGCCTGTACCTGGCTCTGATGCACGGCGCGCCCGCGGTGCTCGGCGCCGTCGTCATCTCGATGAATCCCGTCGTCACCGCCGTGCTCGCGACGCTGTTCCTCGGCGAAGGCCTGACCTGGGCGCGAACAGGCGCTCTGGTCCTCGGCGTCCTCGCGGTGCTGGCCGCCTGCGCGGGACGGCTGATCACCATCGGCGGCGTCGACACCGTCGTGCTGCTGCTCCTCGTCGCGCTGCTCAGCCTCGCGGCCGGCGGGGTCTACCAGCAGCGGTTCTGCTCCGGGGTGGACTTCCGTGCCACCTCGGCACTCCAGAACGGCATCGCCCTGCTGCCCGTCGCGGTGCTCGCCACCGTCACGCCCTTCACCGTGACCGACCCGTGGAAGGCGGCAGGCGCGGTCGCGGCCGTCGTCCTCCTCAACGCCACGCTCTGCATGACGCTCTACGTGCGCGCGATCAACAACTACGGCGCCGCGGCGGTCGCGATGCTGTTCGCGGTCATTCCCGCTGTCGCCGGCCTGCTGTCGTGGCTGATGCTGGGGCAACGACCGGACATCGGAATCGCGGTCGGCCTCGTGGTCGGCGCGGCCGCCTGCTGGCTCAACGCCCGGGTGTCACGCCAGCAGCGTCAGGACGATCCAACCGGCGACAGCGGACGGCAGCATCGCGTCGATCCGGTCCATGATGCCCCCGTGACCAGGTAA
- the rlmN gene encoding 23S rRNA (adenine(2503)-C(2))-methyltransferase RlmN: MSLPLVFDAPRRAMPPRHLADLDEAGRAAAVAELGLPAFRGKQLANQYYGRLIADPQQMTDLPAGVRDQVTSALFPRLLTAVREIECDAGETRKMLWRALDGTTFESVLMRYPQRNTVCISSQAGCGMACPFCATGQGGLTRNLSTAEILEQVRAAAVELRDRDGDGIARPARSGRLSNIVFMGMGEPLANYNRVVAAVRRITEAPPHGFGISARSVTVSTVGLAPAIRKLADERLGVTLALSLHAPDDELRDTLVPVNNRWKVAEALEAARYYADVTGRRVSIEYALIRDVNDQPWRADLLGKRLHGALGPLAHVNVIPLNPTPGSEWDASPKPAEREFVKRVREHGVSCTVRDTRGREIAAACGQLAAEG; the protein is encoded by the coding sequence ATGTCTTTACCTCTCGTCTTTGATGCCCCGCGACGTGCGATGCCGCCGCGGCACCTTGCTGACCTCGACGAAGCGGGCCGGGCGGCCGCCGTCGCGGAGCTGGGCCTGCCCGCGTTTCGCGGCAAGCAGCTGGCGAATCAGTACTACGGGAGGTTGATCGCCGATCCGCAGCAGATGACCGACCTGCCTGCGGGGGTGCGCGATCAGGTAACGTCGGCGTTGTTCCCGCGGCTGTTGACTGCGGTGCGGGAGATCGAGTGCGACGCAGGCGAGACGCGAAAAATGCTGTGGCGGGCGCTGGACGGCACGACGTTCGAATCGGTGCTGATGCGGTATCCGCAGCGCAACACGGTGTGCATCTCGTCGCAGGCGGGCTGCGGTATGGCGTGCCCGTTCTGCGCGACGGGGCAGGGCGGGTTGACGCGGAATCTGTCGACGGCGGAGATCCTGGAGCAGGTGCGTGCTGCGGCGGTGGAGTTGCGGGACCGCGACGGGGACGGGATCGCGCGCCCCGCGCGCAGCGGCAGGTTGTCGAACATCGTGTTCATGGGCATGGGGGAACCGCTTGCCAACTACAACCGGGTGGTGGCGGCGGTGCGCAGGATCACCGAGGCGCCGCCGCATGGTTTCGGGATTTCCGCGCGGTCGGTGACGGTGTCCACGGTGGGCTTGGCGCCCGCGATCCGCAAGCTGGCCGACGAACGACTGGGTGTGACGTTGGCGTTGTCGCTACATGCGCCGGATGATGAACTGCGGGACACGCTGGTGCCGGTGAACAATCGGTGGAAGGTTGCCGAAGCGCTCGAGGCGGCACGGTATTACGCGGACGTGACGGGGCGGCGGGTGTCGATCGAGTACGCGTTGATCCGCGACGTCAACGACCAGCCTTGGCGCGCAGATCTGTTGGGCAAGCGTCTGCACGGGGCGCTGGGGCCGCTGGCGCATGTGAACGTGATTCCGCTGAACCCGACGCCAGGCAGTGAGTGGGACGCCAGCCCGAAGCCGGCGGAACGAGAGTTCGTGAAGCGGGTGCGGGAGCACGGGGTGTCGTGCACGGTGCGCGATACGCGGGGCCGCGAAATCGCCGCGGCCTGTGGACAGTTGGCGGCCGAGGGCTGA
- a CDS encoding aldehyde dehydrogenase family protein — protein sequence MTGVQTESGVLAGDERMLIDGELQITSSKATFDVVHPASEQVVGQATDGTVADMARAVGAARRAFDETDWSRDLEFRYHCLTQLHEALERNKERLRRVLITEVGCPVTVTGSQIESPIEEVKHWAEHGRAFEYLVDNGLHETPLGPARRKIHYEPVGVIGAITPWNVPFYLNVAETVPALMAGNTVVLKPAQLTPWSGSEYGRIVAEETDIPAGVFNVVVSNANEVGAALSADPRVDMITFTGSTATGRAILAAGASTVKKTLLELGGKSAHIVLDDADFNSALPLAAMMACVMSGQSCILPSRILLPRSRYDEGLAILKSAMENFPMGDPWTPGNMQGPQISETQRQKVLGLIRSGIDAGARLVTGGGVPEHLPTGYYVQPTLLADVDPDSKVAQEEIFGPVLTVTPYGSDDEAVAIANNTIYGLSGEVSSADVDRAFEVAKRMRTGNVTINGKSHFGIGSPFGGTKQSGLGYRNGEEGYKEYLEAKTIGMPD from the coding sequence ATGACGGGAGTGCAGACGGAATCCGGCGTGCTGGCAGGCGACGAGCGGATGCTCATTGACGGCGAATTGCAGATCACAAGCAGCAAGGCGACATTCGACGTCGTTCATCCAGCGTCTGAGCAGGTGGTCGGCCAGGCGACCGATGGGACGGTCGCGGACATGGCACGGGCCGTCGGAGCGGCCAGGCGCGCCTTCGACGAGACGGACTGGTCGCGAGATCTGGAGTTCCGCTATCACTGCCTGACGCAGTTGCACGAGGCGCTGGAGCGCAACAAGGAGCGACTGCGCCGGGTCCTGATCACCGAGGTGGGCTGTCCGGTCACCGTCACGGGCAGTCAGATCGAGAGCCCGATCGAGGAGGTCAAGCACTGGGCCGAGCACGGTCGTGCGTTCGAGTACCTGGTCGACAACGGGCTGCACGAGACGCCGCTGGGTCCGGCGCGGCGCAAGATCCACTATGAGCCCGTCGGGGTGATCGGGGCGATAACGCCGTGGAATGTGCCGTTCTATCTCAACGTGGCCGAGACGGTGCCTGCGCTGATGGCGGGCAACACGGTGGTGTTGAAGCCGGCGCAACTGACCCCGTGGTCGGGCAGCGAGTACGGCCGGATCGTCGCGGAGGAGACCGATATTCCGGCCGGGGTGTTCAACGTCGTGGTGTCGAATGCGAACGAGGTGGGCGCGGCCTTGTCGGCGGACCCGCGGGTCGACATGATCACGTTCACGGGTTCGACGGCGACGGGGCGGGCGATCCTGGCGGCGGGGGCGTCGACGGTGAAGAAGACGCTGCTGGAGTTGGGCGGAAAGTCGGCGCACATCGTGCTCGACGATGCGGACTTCAATTCGGCGCTGCCGTTGGCGGCGATGATGGCGTGCGTGATGTCGGGCCAGAGCTGTATCTTGCCGAGCCGAATCTTGTTGCCGCGCAGCCGCTATGACGAAGGTCTGGCGATACTGAAGAGCGCGATGGAGAACTTCCCGATGGGCGATCCGTGGACGCCGGGGAATATGCAAGGGCCGCAGATCAGCGAGACGCAACGGCAGAAGGTGCTCGGGCTGATCCGGAGCGGCATCGACGCGGGGGCGCGACTGGTGACGGGCGGCGGTGTGCCGGAGCATTTGCCGACGGGTTACTACGTGCAGCCGACGCTGTTGGCTGACGTCGACCCGGATTCGAAGGTGGCGCAGGAGGAGATCTTCGGGCCGGTGCTGACGGTGACGCCGTACGGCAGCGACGACGAGGCGGTCGCGATCGCGAACAACACGATCTATGGGCTGTCGGGTGAGGTCAGCAGTGCCGACGTGGACAGGGCGTTCGAGGTGGCCAAGCGGATGCGGACCGGCAATGTGACGATCAATGGCAAGAGCCACTTCGGTATTGGCAGCCCGTTCGGTGGGACGAAGCAGAGCGGGCTGGGCTATCGCAACGGCGAGGAAGGGTACAAGGAGTACCTGGAGGCCAAGACGATCGGAATGCCGGATTGA
- a CDS encoding TetR/AcrR family transcriptional regulator yields MNEPLPDASGAVEDTSTRHRILVATAEVLGRSGQTKLSLSEVALQAGVSRPTLYRWFASKGELLDAFGVFEREMFDGGISRATSGLRGTEKLDAALRFIVEYQQSYSGVRLVDIEPEVVIAQLSRIIPVMRARLQKLMPGPNGAVKAATAIRVAVSHYIVRSDDGDQFLAQLRHAAGIKQNG; encoded by the coding sequence GTGAACGAACCGCTACCCGACGCATCCGGCGCCGTCGAGGACACTTCGACGCGGCACCGGATCCTTGTCGCGACCGCGGAAGTGCTCGGCCGCAGCGGTCAGACCAAGCTGAGTCTTTCGGAGGTCGCGCTGCAGGCCGGCGTGTCGCGGCCCACCTTGTACAGGTGGTTCGCGTCCAAGGGTGAGTTGCTCGACGCGTTCGGCGTCTTCGAGCGCGAGATGTTCGACGGGGGCATCAGCCGGGCCACGTCGGGGCTGCGGGGCACCGAGAAGCTGGACGCGGCGCTGCGGTTCATCGTCGAGTATCAGCAGTCGTACTCAGGGGTGCGGTTGGTCGACATCGAACCCGAGGTCGTCATCGCCCAGTTGAGCAGGATCATCCCGGTGATGCGGGCCCGCCTGCAGAAGCTGATGCCTGGCCCGAACGGGGCGGTGAAGGCGGCGACGGCGATCCGGGTCGCGGTATCGCACTACATCGTGCGCAGCGACGACGGCGATCAGTTCCTGGCGCAGCTGCGGCATGCGGCCGGAATCAAACAGAACGGGTGA
- a CDS encoding CaiB/BaiF CoA-transferase family protein — protein sequence MSGPLDGVKVVELGVWVAGPAAAGILADWGADVVKIEPPDGDPARTFGRMLGIEDGSSPPFEMDNRNKRGVMLDLGSDDGRATAFELLSGADVFLTNIRPGALTRIGLDFDTVAASNPGLVYGLITGYGQDGPDADRAAYDVAAFWARAGLAHLLTRPGDTPPFQRGGMGDHSAGMTLAAAVCAALVARTRTGKGQLVSTSLYRQGAYTISFDLNTFLMTGHAIAIGQRENMANPCMNNYTAGDGRRFWIVGLQGSRHWPSLCRVVGRPDWLTDPRFESAHARAANAGELVTALDEIFATKPLEEWAKVFAAEPEFFWSPINSIEDVVADEQFHAAGGIVYVPDGQAGVPMVATPADFHGTPCAPRSAAPRLGEHTDEVLAELKARDA from the coding sequence GTGTCCGGACCGCTGGATGGTGTCAAGGTCGTCGAACTCGGCGTCTGGGTCGCCGGTCCCGCCGCGGCAGGAATTCTCGCCGACTGGGGTGCCGACGTCGTCAAGATCGAACCACCCGACGGCGATCCCGCACGCACATTCGGTCGCATGCTCGGCATCGAAGACGGCAGCAGCCCGCCGTTCGAGATGGACAACCGCAACAAGCGCGGCGTCATGCTCGACCTCGGCAGCGACGACGGTCGCGCCACCGCATTCGAATTGCTCAGCGGCGCAGATGTTTTCCTGACCAACATCCGCCCCGGCGCACTGACGCGGATCGGGTTGGACTTCGACACCGTCGCTGCCAGCAACCCCGGACTGGTCTACGGGTTGATCACCGGATACGGCCAAGACGGGCCCGATGCCGACCGGGCTGCCTACGACGTCGCCGCGTTCTGGGCGCGAGCGGGGTTGGCGCACTTGCTGACTCGCCCAGGTGACACGCCGCCCTTTCAACGCGGCGGCATGGGCGACCACTCGGCGGGCATGACGCTGGCCGCCGCGGTGTGCGCTGCGCTGGTCGCGCGAACGCGAACCGGCAAAGGCCAACTGGTCAGCACGTCGCTGTATAGGCAGGGCGCGTACACGATCAGCTTCGACCTCAACACCTTCCTGATGACCGGCCATGCCATCGCCATCGGCCAGCGCGAGAACATGGCCAATCCCTGCATGAACAACTACACGGCAGGCGACGGGCGGCGGTTCTGGATCGTCGGCCTGCAGGGCAGTCGGCACTGGCCGTCGCTGTGCCGCGTCGTCGGCCGACCCGACTGGTTGACCGATCCCCGGTTCGAATCGGCACACGCACGCGCCGCCAACGCAGGCGAACTCGTCACCGCGCTCGACGAGATCTTCGCGACCAAACCGCTCGAGGAATGGGCGAAAGTCTTTGCCGCAGAACCCGAATTCTTCTGGTCACCGATCAACTCCATCGAAGACGTGGTGGCCGACGAGCAGTTCCACGCAGCGGGCGGGATCGTCTACGTACCCGACGGGCAAGCCGGTGTGCCGATGGTGGCGACGCCCGCCGACTTCCACGGCACCCCGTGCGCACCGCGTTCTGCGGCGCCTCGACTCGGTGAACACACCGACGAGGTGCTCGCCGAACTCAAGGCGCGTGATGCTTGA
- a CDS encoding TetR/AcrR family transcriptional regulator — MTMPSADNSSRERILAATAEVLGSHGMSKLSLSEVALQARVSRPTLYRWFASKRDLLDAFVVWERQFYESAVTKATADLPASERLDAALRIIVEYQQSYPGLRMIDIEPAQVIRRLARVIPLMRARLERLATDPDPALAVATAVRVAVSHYLVRSDDDADFLAQLRHAAGVKHHAP, encoded by the coding sequence ATGACGATGCCGTCGGCGGACAACTCCAGCCGCGAGCGGATCCTGGCCGCCACCGCCGAGGTGCTCGGCAGCCACGGCATGTCGAAGCTGAGCCTGTCGGAGGTGGCGCTGCAGGCGCGCGTGTCACGGCCGACGCTGTACCGCTGGTTCGCTTCGAAGCGAGATCTGCTCGACGCGTTCGTGGTGTGGGAGCGGCAGTTTTACGAGAGCGCCGTTACCAAAGCCACCGCCGACCTGCCCGCGTCGGAGCGACTGGATGCGGCGCTGCGAATCATCGTCGAGTACCAGCAGTCCTATCCCGGGCTGCGGATGATCGACATCGAACCCGCGCAGGTCATCAGGCGGCTGGCGCGGGTCATTCCGTTGATGCGGGCGCGGCTGGAACGACTGGCGACCGACCCGGATCCAGCGCTTGCGGTCGCGACCGCCGTGCGGGTGGCGGTCTCGCACTACCTGGTGCGCAGCGACGACGACGCCGACTTCCTGGCCCAGCTTCGACACGCCGCGGGCGTCAAGCATCACGCGCCTTGA
- a CDS encoding cytochrome P450 — MTAAAVQAREYSPIDITSHDFWSQPFAQRDESFARLRAGHGLSWHRPFPSMFPMEEPGYWALTRRADIAYVSQHPELFTSAQGVALDPMPAEIQHFASFFLTMDPPQHTTYRRLISSAFTPRNVRQIEEQIHRNAVSIVDDLVGAGDVDFVEACSARLPMVTIMEMVGVPKADQPAVAKAAEKLFGLSDDEYSSLEERAQDTVNEIMLLNTTGQELAKFRRNNPGDDLMTSIVNAEVDGHRLTDEEIGAFMLLLVSAGNDTTKQATTHAMMALAENPDQRDWLTDDFDNRIGQAVEEFVRYASPVLQFARFVTQDTEINGQPVSAGDKVGLFYCSANRDEAVFDEPHRFNVQRSPNPHLGFGGGGPHFCLGNQLARTELRNLFRELLTRLTTVEFGEPDLLHSSFVHGVKRVPAFVQ, encoded by the coding sequence GTGACAGCTGCAGCGGTGCAGGCGCGTGAGTACAGCCCGATCGACATCACATCACACGACTTCTGGAGTCAGCCCTTCGCGCAGCGTGACGAGTCGTTCGCCCGGCTTCGCGCCGGCCACGGCCTGTCCTGGCACCGGCCGTTTCCGTCGATGTTCCCGATGGAGGAGCCGGGCTACTGGGCGCTGACGCGACGCGCCGATATCGCCTACGTCAGCCAGCACCCGGAATTGTTCACGTCGGCCCAGGGCGTGGCGCTGGATCCGATGCCCGCCGAGATCCAGCACTTCGCGTCGTTCTTCCTGACCATGGATCCGCCGCAACACACCACCTATCGGCGCCTCATCAGCTCGGCGTTCACCCCACGCAATGTGCGCCAGATCGAGGAGCAGATCCACCGCAACGCGGTCAGCATCGTCGACGACCTTGTCGGTGCGGGCGACGTCGACTTCGTCGAGGCGTGCTCGGCACGACTGCCGATGGTGACCATCATGGAGATGGTGGGCGTTCCGAAGGCCGACCAGCCTGCCGTGGCGAAGGCCGCCGAGAAGCTGTTCGGACTCAGCGACGACGAGTACAGCTCGCTCGAGGAACGCGCGCAGGACACCGTCAACGAGATCATGCTGCTCAACACCACGGGACAGGAGTTGGCCAAGTTTCGGCGCAACAACCCCGGCGACGACTTGATGACCAGCATCGTCAACGCCGAAGTGGACGGCCACCGGTTGACCGACGAAGAGATCGGCGCCTTCATGCTCCTGCTGGTGTCCGCGGGTAACGACACCACCAAACAGGCGACCACGCACGCGATGATGGCGCTGGCCGAGAATCCCGACCAACGCGATTGGCTGACGGACGATTTCGACAACCGGATCGGGCAGGCCGTCGAGGAGTTCGTCCGGTACGCCTCGCCGGTCCTGCAGTTCGCGCGCTTCGTCACCCAGGACACCGAGATCAACGGGCAGCCGGTCAGTGCCGGCGACAAGGTCGGCTTGTTCTACTGTTCGGCGAACCGCGATGAGGCGGTGTTCGACGAGCCACACCGATTCAACGTGCAGCGTTCGCCGAATCCGCATCTCGGCTTCGGCGGCGGCGGCCCCCATTTCTGTCTTGGCAATCAACTCGCGAGGACCGAACTGCGAAACCTGTTCCGCGAGTTGCTCACCCGCCTCACGACGGTCGAGTTCGGTGAGCCCGACCTGCTGCACAGCAGCTTCGTGCACGGCGTCAAGCGTGTTCCTGCGTTCGTCCAATAG
- a CDS encoding ferredoxin has product MRVEVDLDKCTGHGICESIADDVFEVQDDGTVLIHDHDRPASDRERMQRAVTQCPAAALRLVD; this is encoded by the coding sequence ATGCGGGTCGAAGTCGACCTCGATAAGTGCACAGGACACGGCATCTGCGAGTCGATCGCCGACGACGTGTTCGAGGTGCAGGACGACGGCACCGTGCTGATCCACGACCATGACCGCCCGGCGTCGGATCGTGAACGAATGCAGCGGGCGGTCACGCAATGCCCTGCAGCGGCTTTGCGGTTGGTCGATTAG
- a CDS encoding thioesterase family protein, translated as MSDSYYELIDATDKLGEKFVATDMVRSTWSAAIQHAAPVSALLVRGLERCEQRDDTRLSRVLVDLLGGVPTDGDLWVRSRIERSGKQIELVSADMLATGPDGEPRPVAKASGWRLKTLDTAGLVDAPAPPLRPIADAWSRDMKKDWDPNYVHSLDWRWLTKPMSEGPGESWIRPQVDLVKGEAMTSLERLFAVADCANGIGTKIDIRRWTFMNTDLVVHLHRIPEGEWTGFRAETNYGPDGIGTTIGTLFDETGAVGGIQQSVLVRPMPGR; from the coding sequence GTGAGCGACTCGTACTACGAATTGATCGATGCGACAGACAAACTCGGGGAAAAATTCGTAGCGACGGACATGGTCCGCAGTACGTGGTCGGCGGCGATCCAGCACGCGGCGCCGGTATCGGCGTTACTGGTACGGGGTTTGGAACGCTGCGAGCAGCGCGACGACACCCGGTTGAGCCGGGTGCTGGTCGACCTGCTCGGCGGTGTTCCCACCGACGGCGACCTGTGGGTGCGCTCACGAATCGAGCGGTCCGGCAAGCAGATTGAATTGGTCAGCGCGGACATGCTGGCGACAGGCCCCGACGGTGAGCCGCGGCCCGTCGCGAAGGCCAGCGGATGGCGGCTGAAGACACTGGACACCGCGGGGCTGGTCGATGCACCGGCACCACCGCTACGCCCGATCGCGGACGCGTGGAGCCGGGACATGAAGAAGGACTGGGACCCCAACTACGTGCACAGCCTGGATTGGCGGTGGCTGACCAAGCCGATGAGCGAGGGCCCCGGCGAATCCTGGATCCGTCCGCAGGTCGACCTGGTCAAGGGCGAGGCGATGACATCGCTGGAACGGCTGTTCGCTGTGGCGGACTGCGCCAACGGAATTGGCACGAAGATCGACATCAGACGCTGGACATTCATGAACACCGACCTCGTCGTCCACCTGCACCGAATCCCCGAGGGCGAGTGGACCGGCTTCCGCGCGGAGACCAACTACGGACCCGACGGCATCGGCACGACGATCGGCACACTGTTCGACGAGACAGGAGCGGTCGGCGGGATCCAGCAGTCCGTGCTGGTGCGCCCGATGCCTGGTCGCTAA
- a CDS encoding SMP-30/gluconolactonase/LRE family protein yields the protein MICKGTTLTPLANGFCFGEGPRWFEGLLWFSDMLGEAVHTVNLHGDMTKLPLAGHAPSGLGFRPDGSLMIASTERRQVLRYDGDTVSTVIDLSDIVPANLGDMVIDGIGRAYVGSQAYEGGVIVRVDPDDTATVVADDLDFPNGMVITPDGTTLIVAESIGRRLTAFTIGADGSLSGRKVFADSLDGPPDGICLDAEGGVWTSMTLAHQFDRIVEGGTVTDRVPIGDRTAIACMLGGPERRTLFMLSTTSAYPDRLVGTKLARLDATTVDIPGAGLP from the coding sequence GTGATTTGTAAAGGTACGACGCTGACGCCGCTGGCCAATGGTTTCTGCTTCGGCGAGGGGCCCAGGTGGTTCGAGGGACTGCTGTGGTTCTCCGACATGCTCGGCGAGGCGGTGCACACGGTCAACCTGCATGGGGACATGACCAAGCTGCCGTTGGCCGGGCATGCCCCGTCGGGTCTCGGCTTCCGGCCGGACGGGTCGCTCATGATCGCGTCGACCGAGCGCCGCCAGGTGCTGCGCTACGACGGCGACACCGTATCGACCGTCATCGACCTGTCCGACATCGTGCCCGCGAACCTCGGCGACATGGTGATCGACGGCATCGGACGCGCGTACGTCGGATCGCAGGCCTACGAGGGCGGCGTCATTGTGCGCGTCGACCCCGATGACACCGCGACCGTCGTCGCCGACGACCTCGATTTCCCCAACGGAATGGTCATCACCCCGGACGGCACGACGCTGATCGTGGCCGAGTCGATCGGCAGGCGCTTGACGGCGTTCACGATCGGCGCCGACGGTTCGCTGTCGGGCCGAAAGGTTTTCGCCGACAGCCTGGACGGGCCACCCGACGGCATCTGCCTGGACGCCGAGGGCGGAGTGTGGACCTCGATGACGTTGGCGCACCAGTTCGATCGGATCGTCGAGGGCGGCACCGTAACCGATCGCGTCCCAATCGGTGACCGGACCGCGATCGCGTGCATGCTCGGCGGGCCGGAACGTCGCACGCTGTTCATGCTGTCCACCACGAGCGCCTATCCGGACCGATTGGTGGGGACGAAACTCGCGCGGCTGGACGCCACCACCGTCGACATCCCAGGAGCCGGCCTGCCGTGA
- a CDS encoding NIPSNAP family protein, whose amino-acid sequence MKRYHGHTLLYLHETIDLGSGRSDRFTEVFSDVYHPMMEDLGARLFAIWETTPYNGHWPQVTIIWEIDAFADYSRIGKAQARGGSHEASAEKWAAFLSEIGASGEGRIMYAGASNKTLAQLTELKFGAGLVIQEIMQTKPGRQDDYIRELERLYVPWSERTGKRWLGSFITTFRFNEVIHYWALDGDWDCFANHYPSWKDSPPAEIVTWMSVAPALRDGWEDSILQALPPSPLQ is encoded by the coding sequence ATGAAGCGCTACCACGGCCACACCCTCCTCTACCTTCACGAGACCATCGACCTGGGCTCGGGGCGCAGTGATCGCTTCACCGAAGTGTTCAGCGACGTCTACCACCCGATGATGGAAGATCTTGGCGCGCGACTGTTCGCGATCTGGGAGACGACGCCGTACAACGGGCACTGGCCTCAGGTGACGATCATCTGGGAGATCGACGCGTTCGCCGACTACTCACGCATCGGCAAGGCGCAAGCGCGCGGTGGCAGCCACGAGGCGTCCGCTGAGAAGTGGGCGGCATTCCTGTCGGAGATCGGCGCTTCCGGCGAGGGGCGAATCATGTACGCCGGTGCGAGCAACAAAACCCTCGCCCAACTCACGGAGTTGAAGTTCGGGGCCGGCCTGGTGATCCAGGAGATCATGCAGACCAAGCCAGGCCGGCAGGACGACTACATCCGCGAACTCGAGCGGCTCTACGTGCCGTGGTCGGAGCGGACCGGAAAGCGCTGGCTAGGCTCGTTCATCACGACGTTCCGCTTCAACGAGGTGATCCACTACTGGGCGCTCGATGGTGACTGGGACTGCTTCGCCAACCACTACCCGTCGTGGAAAGACAGCCCACCCGCCGAGATCGTCACCTGGATGAGCGTCGCCCCGGCGCTGCGCGACGGCTGGGAGGATTCGATCCTGCAGGCCCTACCTCCATCGCCGCTGCAGTGA